One Halostagnicola kamekurae DNA segment encodes these proteins:
- a CDS encoding LLM class oxidoreductase, translating into MPEYENAGYRRLFGGDGLTFGTGFPLTGSNRSRPDVDEELRLAERAESLGFDALWCRDVPTYWPKFGDAGQTFDPWTWLSQVAAVTDEIALGTASIVLSLRHPLHVAKAAASIDRLSSGRLVLGVATGDRDPEFPAFGVDPEDRGALFRDAIEVLRAVWREDAPELETRWGRLAGDLEIVPKPTTETLPLLPTGHARQDLEWIADRGDGWLFYHLPEPTLESFLSDWRDLAGEKPFCMAMGVEFADDPNADPTPIHQGMRAGSEWFREYFRGLRDMGVDHVIVNLANEDRERALETFEAEILAELS; encoded by the coding sequence ATGCCTGAATACGAGAACGCGGGCTACCGGCGACTGTTCGGGGGCGACGGACTCACGTTCGGGACTGGATTTCCGCTTACGGGATCGAATCGCTCGAGGCCGGACGTCGACGAGGAGTTGCGACTCGCCGAGCGCGCCGAGTCGCTCGGATTCGACGCGCTCTGGTGTCGAGACGTGCCGACCTACTGGCCGAAATTCGGCGACGCGGGCCAGACGTTCGACCCGTGGACGTGGCTCTCGCAGGTCGCCGCCGTCACCGACGAGATCGCGCTCGGCACGGCGAGTATCGTCCTCTCGCTTCGCCACCCCCTCCACGTCGCCAAGGCCGCGGCGAGCATCGATCGGCTCTCTTCGGGCCGGCTCGTCCTCGGCGTGGCGACCGGCGACAGGGACCCCGAGTTCCCCGCCTTCGGCGTCGATCCCGAGGATCGAGGCGCGCTCTTTCGGGACGCGATAGAGGTGCTCCGCGCGGTCTGGCGCGAGGACGCGCCCGAACTCGAGACCCGGTGGGGTCGGCTCGCGGGCGATCTCGAGATCGTTCCGAAGCCGACGACAGAGACGCTTCCCCTGCTGCCGACGGGCCACGCCCGGCAGGACCTCGAGTGGATCGCCGACCGCGGCGACGGCTGGTTGTTCTATCACCTGCCGGAGCCGACCCTCGAGAGTTTCCTCTCGGACTGGCGCGACCTCGCGGGCGAGAAGCCGTTCTGCATGGCGATGGGCGTCGAGTTCGCCGACGATCCCAACGCCGATCCGACGCCGATTCATCAGGGAATGCGGGCCGGATCCGAGTGGTTCCGCGAGTACTTTCGGGGTCTACGGGATATGGGCGTCGACCACGTCATCGTCAATCTCGCCAACGAGGATCGAGAGCGGGCGCTCGAGACGTTCGAGGCCGAGATACTTGCCGAACTATCGTAA
- a CDS encoding DUF7533 family protein codes for MAGIIDTIKFAGILVFAIPAALAGLEFVFVRDEPLIGGALLVLAVGLVLFDRLLTMPSDVPTMVAKRVAGSVASEPDSDADESTERE; via the coding sequence ATGGCCGGCATCATCGACACGATCAAATTCGCGGGCATTCTCGTCTTCGCGATCCCCGCCGCCCTCGCCGGGCTCGAGTTCGTGTTCGTCCGCGACGAACCGCTCATCGGCGGCGCGTTGCTCGTCCTCGCGGTCGGGCTCGTCCTCTTCGATCGGCTGCTCACGATGCCGTCCGACGTACCCACGATGGTCGCCAAACGCGTCGCCGGGTCGGTCGCGAGCGAACCCGACTCCGACGCCGACGAGTCGACAGAGAGGGAGTGA
- a CDS encoding riboflavin synthase: MFTGIVEETGEILAREQTDDGLRYRIGAEAVAAGLEHGQSISVSGACLTVERFEERSWFEVFLASETVERTYLGDLGEGDLVNLERAMPADGRFDGHVVQGHVDAVATVESIESVGEDWYFEFALPEGYDRYVVEKGSITLDGISLTVADLASDGNVTVAIIPTTYDETALSEKSPGDPVHLEVDVLAKYVERLVESHLE, from the coding sequence ATGTTCACGGGAATCGTCGAGGAGACCGGGGAGATACTCGCGCGCGAGCAGACCGACGACGGCCTCCGATACCGAATCGGTGCCGAGGCGGTCGCCGCGGGCCTCGAGCACGGCCAGAGCATCAGCGTCAGCGGGGCCTGTCTCACGGTCGAACGGTTCGAAGAGCGCTCGTGGTTCGAGGTCTTTCTCGCCAGCGAGACGGTCGAGCGGACCTACCTCGGCGACCTCGGTGAGGGCGACCTCGTCAATCTCGAGCGCGCGATGCCCGCCGACGGCCGGTTCGACGGCCACGTGGTCCAGGGCCACGTCGACGCCGTCGCGACGGTCGAGTCGATCGAATCCGTCGGCGAGGACTGGTACTTCGAGTTCGCGCTCCCCGAGGGGTACGACCGCTACGTCGTCGAGAAGGGGTCGATCACCCTCGACGGTATCAGCCTCACGGTCGCGGATCTCGCCAGCGACGGGAACGTGACGGTTGCGATCATCCCGACCACCTACGACGAGACCGCCCTCTCCGAGAAATCGCCCGGCGACCCGGTCCACCTCGAGGTCGACGTGCTCGCGAAGTACGTCGAACGGTTGGTGGAATCGCACCTCGAGTAA
- a CDS encoding SDR family oxidoreductase — MRVLVAGAHGQVGQHVTSIVADSAHDARGMVRSESQVEDIESLGAEPVVADLTEEVGHAVEGCDAIVFAAGSGGDAVWDVDRDGAIRLVEAAERRGVDRFVMLSSLGADTPSMAPEALRDYLNAKAEADERLRESDLTYTIVRPGELTTEEGTGRVRTAADLERKDGDISREDVACVLVTAIPMESTYDRTFEVLSGDEPIETALENPL, encoded by the coding sequence ATGCGAGTTCTCGTTGCGGGCGCTCACGGACAGGTCGGACAGCACGTCACGAGCATCGTGGCCGACAGTGCCCACGACGCGCGGGGCATGGTCAGAAGCGAGTCCCAAGTCGAGGACATCGAATCGCTCGGGGCCGAACCCGTGGTCGCGGACCTGACGGAGGAGGTCGGCCACGCCGTGGAGGGCTGTGACGCCATCGTGTTCGCCGCCGGCTCGGGGGGTGACGCCGTCTGGGACGTCGACCGCGACGGGGCGATACGCCTCGTCGAAGCCGCCGAGCGCCGGGGCGTCGACCGGTTCGTCATGCTCAGTTCCCTCGGTGCGGACACGCCGTCTATGGCCCCCGAGGCGCTTCGCGACTATCTGAACGCGAAAGCCGAGGCGGACGAGCGGCTTCGGGAGAGCGACCTCACGTACACCATCGTTCGCCCCGGCGAACTCACCACCGAGGAGGGGACGGGTCGCGTTCGGACGGCCGCGGATCTCGAGCGGAAAGACGGCGACATTTCGCGCGAAGATGTCGCGTGCGTGCTCGTGACCGCGATCCCAATGGAGAGCACGTACGACCGTACCTTCGAGGTGCTCTCGGGCGACGAGCCGATCGAAACGGCGCTCGAGAATCCGCTTTGA
- a CDS encoding PrsW family intramembrane metalloprotease, with amino-acid sequence MARRRDLIERSAEDSRDLQEISTWEPRTVLDRVACRVYDGISYGLPAILLLTAVIITAAILLSPAIVVAEEPLVSVFFLLSVVPAALLAAYVWYADITTKEPLGLLVATYVLIILLAPVAAIVNSGAGLFISEATLLGSFLFFFLVVGPVEETIKMVAVRVYAYRSDSFDAVIDGAVYGAIAGLGFASIENAIYIGGYLADLEAGTGLLVGASEIATTRALAGPGHVIYSTIAGFYLGLAKFNPRNAGPLVVKGILIAAIIHGTYNFSVQFVPGLGTALLPIGPGVAFVGFIIVFNAVFGYYLYRKIDRYRRTYREVRDDAGNRDLTPEKTEFEPSQR; translated from the coding sequence ATGGCACGGCGACGCGATCTGATCGAACGGTCCGCGGAAGACTCGAGGGACTTACAGGAGATATCGACCTGGGAACCGCGAACGGTGCTCGACAGGGTCGCCTGCAGGGTTTACGACGGTATCAGCTACGGGTTGCCCGCTATCCTCCTGCTGACCGCGGTGATCATCACGGCCGCGATTTTGCTGTCCCCGGCTATCGTCGTCGCCGAGGAACCGCTCGTGAGCGTCTTCTTCCTGCTCTCGGTTGTCCCCGCCGCGCTGCTCGCGGCGTACGTCTGGTACGCCGATATCACGACCAAAGAGCCGCTCGGACTTCTCGTCGCGACCTACGTCCTCATAATCCTGCTCGCGCCTGTCGCCGCGATCGTCAACTCCGGCGCTGGGCTGTTCATCAGTGAGGCGACGCTCCTCGGTAGTTTCCTGTTTTTCTTCCTGGTCGTCGGCCCCGTCGAGGAGACGATCAAGATGGTCGCCGTGCGCGTCTACGCCTATCGAAGCGACAGCTTCGACGCGGTAATCGACGGCGCGGTCTACGGCGCGATCGCGGGCCTCGGATTCGCCTCCATCGAAAACGCCATCTACATCGGCGGCTACCTCGCCGACCTCGAGGCCGGCACCGGACTCCTCGTCGGCGCAAGCGAGATCGCGACGACCAGAGCGCTCGCGGGTCCCGGCCACGTCATCTACTCGACGATCGCCGGCTTCTACCTCGGGCTGGCGAAGTTCAACCCGCGCAACGCCGGCCCCCTCGTCGTCAAGGGGATCCTCATCGCCGCCATCATCCACGGTACGTACAACTTCAGCGTGCAGTTCGTCCCCGGACTGGGGACGGCATTGCTCCCGATCGGTCCCGGCGTCGCGTTCGTGGGCTTCATTATCGTCTTCAACGCCGTCTTCGGCTACTACCTCTATCGAAAAATCGACCGCTACCGCCGGACCTACCGCGAAGTTCGAGACGACGCGGGGAATCGGGATCTGACGCCCGAGAAGACGGAGTTCGAGCCGAGCCAGCGGTAG
- a CDS encoding DUF7532 family protein — translation MHFDQRTQRALRDVGLETADLREASAAVVDAVEADAEALESFFEAHETVYSDMDMAHSSETYPEHAVDYLDLMTHADEMRGWLRFDSWGVYVEDGRVLEDDYVELTLGPTIDGRVRFAPDRDTLR, via the coding sequence ATGCACTTCGACCAACGAACCCAGCGCGCGCTTCGAGACGTCGGCCTCGAGACCGCGGACCTCCGCGAGGCGTCCGCGGCCGTCGTCGACGCCGTCGAGGCCGACGCCGAGGCGCTCGAGTCCTTCTTCGAGGCACACGAGACGGTCTACTCCGATATGGACATGGCCCACTCGAGCGAGACGTACCCCGAACACGCCGTCGACTATCTGGATCTGATGACCCACGCAGACGAGATGCGCGGCTGGCTCCGCTTCGATAGCTGGGGCGTCTACGTCGAGGACGGGCGGGTCCTCGAGGACGACTACGTCGAGTTGACGCTCGGCCCGACGATCGACGGCCGGGTCAGATTCGCACCGGATCGCGACACGCTGCGATGA